Proteins co-encoded in one Gossypium arboreum isolate Shixiya-1 chromosome 11, ASM2569848v2, whole genome shotgun sequence genomic window:
- the LOC108472995 gene encoding uncharacterized protein LOC108472995, producing MVGFFFRRILQHRSQILLGQRLRAMRFRLGRERRRNMRAMELLEDWEGEAAEMEDQIRRIRGEMERQLVADILTDLWVYDCLIQLENDPFMRDALQRIHAQNLDPRNLIYTNQLRPFQERRRRYLRRRRRSSP from the exons ATGGTTGGGTTTTTCTTTCGTCGTATTTTGCAGCATCGCTCTCAAATCCTATTG GGACAACGACTAAGAGCTATGAGATTTAGATTGGGAAGGGAGAGAAGGCGTAATATGCGTGCGATGGAATTATTGGAAGATTGGGAAGGTGAAGCTGCAGAGATGGAGGACCAAATTAGGAGGATTAGGGGAGAGATGGAGAGACAGCTTGTAGCCGATATCTTAACCGATCTGTGGGTTTACGATTGTCTCATTCAGCTTGAAAACGACCCTTTCATGAGGGACGCTTTGCAAAGAATCCACGCTCAGAATCTCGATCCAAGGAACCTTATTTATACAAACCAACTTCGACCTTTTCAGGAACGACGCCGCCGCTACCTCCGCCGCCGCCGCCGATCGTCGCCATGA